The Scytonema hofmannii PCC 7110 genome has a segment encoding these proteins:
- the holA gene encoding DNA polymerase III subunit delta codes for MPVYLYYGEDTYSLNQKVDQLINQNIPSDWKTFNYVRFFEKEKNLAAKVFTEVMTLPFGEGCKIVHVDSDCFTDSLLNENNKDLEDKLSQIPTDSILLITGSKKPDCRKAAVKILLQEAQQEEFPLVPNWDKLGIINLIGKYAATHQVKLTPDITDYLVEAIGSNTARADSEFAKLAIYANGKTILLKEITQLVSNNNTDYSTLAIAMLRNRANIAITQVFKLTATNEHPLKIVATLTSIFRTWLITKAGVEAKLNDAKTAELADLKNPKRLYYLKDEVKYVALEKLKRSVLILAQLETELKSGTDNLTSRIVEICNT; via the coding sequence ATGCCAGTATACTTGTATTACGGTGAGGACACCTACTCGCTCAATCAAAAAGTTGACCAGTTGATTAATCAAAATATTCCTTCTGATTGGAAAACTTTTAACTATGTCAGATTCTTTGAAAAAGAGAAAAATCTCGCTGCCAAAGTTTTTACTGAGGTTATGACTCTCCCCTTTGGGGAAGGCTGCAAGATTGTTCATGTAGATAGCGACTGCTTTACTGATAGTTTATTGAACGAAAACAATAAAGATTTAGAAGATAAGCTGTCGCAAATACCTACTGACAGCATCCTTTTGATAACTGGCAGTAAAAAGCCAGATTGTCGAAAAGCCGCAGTCAAAATTCTTCTTCAAGAAGCTCAACAAGAAGAATTTCCTCTGGTTCCTAATTGGGATAAACTAGGGATAATTAACTTAATAGGAAAATATGCAGCTACCCATCAAGTTAAGCTGACGCCAGATATTACTGATTACCTTGTAGAGGCGATTGGCAGTAATACTGCACGCGCTGATAGCGAATTTGCTAAACTTGCTATCTATGCCAATGGAAAAACTATTTTACTCAAGGAAATCACTCAATTAGTTAGTAATAATAACACGGATTATTCAACGCTTGCGATCGCCATGTTAAGAAACCGTGCCAACATAGCAATAACGCAAGTTTTCAAGCTAACAGCTACTAACGAACATCCACTCAAAATAGTTGCAACCCTCACGTCAATTTTCCGTACCTGGTTAATAACTAAAGCTGGGGTAGAAGCCAAATTAAACGATGCGAAAACAGCAGAACTTGCCGATTTGAAAAACCCTAAAAGGCTGTACTACCTCAAGGATGAAGTCAAGTATGTTGCATTAGAAAAACTTAAACGCAGCGTACTAATACTCGCACAACTTGAAACCGAACTTAAAAGCGGAACTGATAACCTCACCAGTCGAATTGTTGAAATCTGCAACACATGA
- a CDS encoding AAA family ATPase: MKTNPFANITGQHTAKTLLTQALKQNKITSAYLFTSPMKGVGKGKTAQAFAQAVVGENHQDILFVEPTYLKNSQATGSLSIRVEQVSEITEFLSTLGLGSRKVVIINDAEHLNSTAANKLLKTLEEPKTGTFILTSSQPQKLLPTITSRCQIVPFTRLTDEEVVSVLQKQQIQLTQELLAISSGSPGQAIINQCMFSNISSSVMKQLEKPPENIVDALGLSNCISDWGCEAQLWLLNYLQHDWWKKFKDTQLLAKFTQARQQLSYHVTPRSVWDNLLLP; the protein is encoded by the coding sequence ATGAAAACTAACCCATTCGCAAACATTACCGGACAGCATACTGCCAAAACCCTTCTTACTCAAGCACTCAAACAAAACAAAATAACAAGTGCATATCTGTTTACCAGCCCAATGAAGGGAGTTGGAAAGGGTAAAACAGCACAGGCGTTTGCCCAAGCGGTTGTCGGGGAAAACCATCAGGATATTTTGTTCGTGGAACCTACATATCTTAAGAACTCACAAGCTACAGGTAGCCTTAGCATTCGGGTAGAACAGGTCAGCGAAATTACCGAATTTCTTTCAACCCTTGGTTTGGGAAGTCGCAAGGTAGTCATTATCAATGATGCTGAGCATCTCAACTCCACTGCTGCCAATAAACTCCTCAAGACGCTGGAAGAACCCAAAACAGGAACATTCATTCTTACCTCGTCCCAACCGCAAAAGTTACTACCTACTATCACCAGTAGGTGCCAGATAGTACCTTTTACAAGATTAACTGACGAGGAAGTTGTATCTGTGCTCCAAAAACAACAAATCCAGTTAACACAGGAGTTACTAGCTATTAGTTCGGGCAGCCCCGGCCAAGCAATTATCAATCAATGTATGTTTTCAAATATATCCTCATCAGTCATGAAGCAATTGGAAAAACCTCCTGAAAACATAGTAGATGCTCTGGGCTTAAGTAACTGCATCTCAGATTGGGGTTGCGAAGCGCAGTTGTGGTTGCTTAACTACCTGCAACATGACTGGTGGAAAAAGTTTAAAGACACCCAGTTGCTAGCCAAATTTACTCAAGCAAGACAACAACTCTCATATCACGTTACCCCTAGAAGCGTTTGGGACAACCTGCTTCTGCCCTAA
- the ssb gene encoding single-stranded DNA-binding protein, producing MEYINKVMLVGRAGQEPELKYFESGAVKASISIAVRPPYKNDKALWFDLVAWGNQAEVIGNYVRTGTQIAIIGELGFDRWADKNSGTMRQKPVITINAIELLGSPRREESTSTNGSETQTVATLANANF from the coding sequence ATGGAATACATCAACAAAGTCATGCTAGTTGGTCGTGCTGGACAAGAACCTGAACTGAAATATTTTGAGTCAGGTGCAGTCAAAGCTTCAATCTCAATTGCAGTCAGACCTCCCTACAAGAACGACAAAGCGTTATGGTTTGACCTTGTAGCATGGGGAAACCAAGCAGAAGTGATTGGTAACTACGTCCGTACAGGAACTCAAATTGCGATAATCGGCGAGTTAGGGTTCGATAGGTGGGCGGACAAAAATTCTGGCACTATGCGTCAAAAACCTGTAATTACTATCAACGCTATCGAGTTACTAGGTTCACCCCGTAGGGAAGAATCTACATCAACGAACGGTAGCGAAACCCAAACTGTAGCTACTTTAGCTAACGCAAACTTCTAA
- a CDS encoding TnsD family Tn7-like transposition protein → MIIFFPDPYPDELLYSVCARYTDIAAYPGSSSANQELFGSRSKVASVDLPMNLGYLVANLPAGHQYTEDQIIDENTLLPFYAPFCPAERISSVRIDMKYSHSPQIYGRLGIFSQHPPQWLQFCPLCVESDRQKFGEPYWHRLHQVPGVKVCPIHNVFLEQSTASARKERPCWEFISASRVIKTTQPRLLKQQEPSHQKFLKIAGDIAWLLSQRNLISSKNEFRNRYLHLLSKQGFATYKGYVYFSALMDAFTNLYPTQILQDINCNLDSNSYNNWLMNIIRSPLSKAQNPLHHLLLIQFLGYSPSDFFQLPSEFYLFGKGPWLCLNRASDHYQQPVVQKCHIKYFSGRKPVATFSCTCGFVYSRRGPDESEEDKYKIGRLISYGHLWLERLTKLWLDPTISIPKIARELGVIYQTVKFHALALGLPFPRSELNLKLFQSSQQLNDDNMNYRLTKSTTQENHRLHWLEAIEKYPEASRTILQDKFVVLYRWLQANDSEWLNAHLPPTQRFFKHKGVARVDWSNRDLELEIAVRSSASCLKNSTGRPIWLTKTAITKKIGIRKLLSDHQDKLPLTVKALDELVETQPEYAVRRLWWATNCFLEENICPTRVQLLLRASLKPATVALPLVKAEIDKALDIFSRVNT, encoded by the coding sequence ATGATTATCTTTTTTCCAGACCCCTACCCAGACGAACTGCTTTACAGTGTTTGTGCCAGATACACAGATATAGCTGCATACCCTGGTAGTAGCTCTGCAAATCAAGAACTATTTGGCAGCAGAAGTAAAGTTGCTAGTGTTGATCTACCAATGAATCTTGGTTATTTAGTAGCTAACTTACCTGCAGGACATCAATATACAGAAGACCAGATAATTGATGAAAATACACTACTACCTTTTTATGCTCCATTTTGTCCAGCAGAGCGAATTAGCTCTGTGCGGATTGATATGAAATATTCTCACAGTCCCCAAATCTACGGGCGTTTGGGTATTTTCAGTCAGCATCCACCTCAATGGCTACAGTTTTGTCCTCTTTGTGTAGAAAGTGATAGACAAAAATTTGGTGAGCCTTACTGGCATCGTTTACATCAAGTACCAGGTGTAAAAGTTTGTCCTATTCATAATGTTTTTCTAGAACAAAGTACAGCATCAGCACGTAAAGAACGCCCGTGTTGGGAGTTTATAAGTGCCTCGAGGGTAATTAAAACAACTCAGCCACGTCTACTTAAACAACAAGAACCATCTCATCAAAAATTCCTAAAAATTGCTGGTGATATAGCTTGGTTATTGTCGCAACGAAACCTAATCTCCTCAAAAAATGAATTCCGTAATCGTTACCTTCACTTATTATCCAAACAGGGATTTGCCACTTATAAAGGATATGTTTATTTTTCAGCACTTATGGATGCTTTCACCAATTTATATCCAACTCAAATCTTACAAGACATCAACTGTAATTTGGACTCAAATAGTTACAATAACTGGCTTATGAACATTATTCGCTCGCCTTTGAGTAAAGCGCAAAATCCCTTACATCATCTACTACTTATACAGTTTTTAGGCTATAGTCCCTCTGATTTTTTCCAATTACCAAGTGAGTTCTATCTTTTTGGAAAAGGTCCCTGGCTCTGCTTAAATCGTGCTAGCGACCACTATCAACAGCCTGTAGTGCAAAAGTGTCATATTAAGTATTTTAGTGGGCGAAAACCTGTAGCAACTTTTTCGTGTACTTGTGGTTTTGTATATTCTCGCCGTGGTCCTGATGAAAGTGAAGAGGATAAGTATAAAATTGGTCGTCTTATCTCTTATGGACACCTATGGCTAGAGCGTCTTACAAAACTCTGGCTAGATCCAACAATTAGTATTCCTAAAATTGCACGCGAGTTAGGGGTAATTTATCAAACTGTCAAGTTTCACGCCCTAGCGTTGGGTTTACCATTTCCCAGGTCTGAATTGAATTTAAAACTTTTTCAATCTTCACAGCAACTAAATGATGATAATATGAATTACAGGCTAACTAAATCCACAACTCAAGAGAACCATCGTCTTCATTGGTTAGAAGCAATAGAGAAGTATCCAGAAGCTAGCCGAACTATATTACAAGATAAATTTGTTGTTTTATATCGGTGGTTGCAAGCTAATGATAGCGAATGGCTTAATGCTCACTTACCACCAACGCAGCGTTTTTTTAAGCATAAGGGAGTAGCGCGAGTTGATTGGTCAAATCGCGATCTTGAGCTAGAAATTGCAGTTCGCTCTTCCGCATCGTGTTTAAAAAATTCGACTGGTAGACCGATATGGCTAACAAAAACAGCGATTACTAAAAAAATTGGTATTAGAAAGCTCTTGAGCGATCATCAAGACAAACTACCACTGACAGTAAAAGCTTTAGATGAACTAGTCGAAACTCAGCCAGAATATGCTGTACGTCGTCTTTGGTGGGCAACTAATTGTTTTTTAGAAGAAAATATATGTCCAACAAGAGTGCAGTTGCTGCTACGCGCTTCCCTAAAACCTGCTACTGTCGCTCTACCTCTGGTTAAAGCTGAAATTGATAAAGCTTTAGACATATTCTCACGTGTTAACACTTAA
- a CDS encoding ATP-binding protein: MTPSKKQQDKRILVFRGEKVEASYHEEISIYSGNPCIEALPLIKTEDEVIDSLEFYPSFNEKERNFPSHLRLHLTQVVLDIFVPMNFHLDLEQRFSRMIRIGYKARNPVNKMFWQDVKGKVETMRSAKKTSFGQRSLATGFTILGISGVGKSTAVQEILNLYPQVIYHNRYGGQNLTLTQLVWLILECPADGSIKGLCLNFFQALDDILSTNYYEKYGGNGRRTVNEMMPYMALAASNIHLGVLVIDEIQRLTKLNIGGYEKMLDFFGQLINTIGIPVVLVGTYKAWSILGSEFRQIRRGTGQGDFVWDRMQPDDEDWQLLVEALWAYQYVQHPCKLTK; this comes from the coding sequence ATGACACCCAGTAAAAAGCAACAAGATAAACGCATCTTAGTTTTTAGAGGTGAGAAAGTAGAAGCATCTTATCACGAAGAAATATCTATTTATAGTGGGAATCCGTGTATTGAGGCATTACCTTTAATTAAAACAGAAGATGAAGTGATAGATAGTTTAGAATTTTATCCATCCTTTAATGAAAAAGAGCGGAATTTCCCATCCCATCTGCGTTTACATCTGACCCAGGTTGTACTGGATATATTTGTCCCTATGAACTTTCATCTTGATTTAGAACAGCGTTTTTCCCGCATGATTCGCATAGGATATAAAGCTCGTAATCCAGTTAATAAGATGTTTTGGCAAGATGTTAAAGGGAAAGTAGAAACGATGCGGTCTGCAAAAAAAACTAGTTTCGGTCAGCGTTCTCTTGCTACAGGTTTTACGATACTGGGCATCAGTGGGGTTGGTAAGTCTACCGCCGTTCAGGAGATTTTAAATCTTTATCCACAAGTGATTTATCATAATCGTTATGGCGGTCAAAATTTGACATTAACACAACTAGTCTGGCTGATATTAGAATGTCCTGCTGATGGTTCAATCAAGGGGTTATGCCTCAATTTTTTTCAAGCCTTGGATGATATTTTATCAACTAATTATTATGAAAAATACGGCGGAAATGGTCGGAGGACAGTCAATGAAATGATGCCTTACATGGCTTTAGCCGCCTCCAATATTCATCTAGGTGTCCTTGTAATTGACGAGATTCAAAGACTCACAAAGTTAAATATTGGAGGCTATGAAAAAATGCTAGATTTTTTCGGTCAGTTAATTAATACAATTGGTATACCAGTTGTTTTGGTAGGGACTTATAAGGCTTGGTCAATTTTAGGGAGTGAATTTCGCCAAATTCGTCGTGGTACAGGACAAGGAGATTTTGTTTGGGACAGAATGCAACCTGATGACGAGGATTGGCAATTATTGGTTGAAGCGCTTTGGGCTTACCAGTATGTCCAACACCCTTGTAAATTAACTAAATAA
- a CDS encoding Mu transposase C-terminal domain-containing protein: MASYPINEFMIEDELEPYPVNIWHWGVKNNYQCFLHWQDSQIIRMNLLPTETAFVTRDCISFKKLHYTCDLAVREQWFVEAKNRGGWKITVAYDPRVVDNIYIRLHPGKKMVECYLLDIDHKFLGCEWTEVCDYYRRMNEKKQALRTRKIQSRAKLNATAQEILKLETSQTEKVSNGHSKRSRLNDMRLHRSAERTVERKEQAWDLTQSSADSQSTLRIPYEVVVQPLSLDDGYVAPHQATEKLRKSRQIKLNNDTQ, encoded by the coding sequence ATGGCTTCATATCCAATAAATGAATTCATGATTGAAGATGAACTTGAGCCTTATCCAGTCAATATATGGCATTGGGGAGTAAAAAATAACTACCAATGTTTTCTTCATTGGCAAGACTCACAAATCATCCGAATGAATCTTTTACCAACAGAAACAGCTTTTGTTACTCGTGACTGTATCTCTTTTAAAAAGCTGCATTATACCTGTGACTTAGCGGTACGGGAACAATGGTTTGTTGAAGCCAAAAATCGAGGCGGTTGGAAGATTACTGTTGCTTATGACCCAAGAGTAGTTGATAACATCTACATCCGTTTGCATCCAGGTAAAAAAATGGTCGAGTGCTACTTGCTAGATATTGACCATAAGTTTTTAGGATGCGAATGGACAGAGGTTTGTGACTATTACAGACGAATGAACGAGAAAAAACAAGCTCTCAGAACGCGCAAAATTCAGTCGCGAGCAAAACTCAATGCTACTGCTCAAGAAATTCTAAAACTTGAAACATCCCAGACAGAAAAAGTCAGTAATGGTCATAGTAAACGTTCAAGACTTAACGATATGCGTTTACACCGCTCTGCTGAACGTACTGTTGAAAGGAAAGAACAAGCTTGGGACTTAACGCAAAGCTCGGCTGATTCGCAATCAACACTTCGTATCCCTTATGAGGTAGTTGTTCAACCACTTTCTTTAGATGATGGTTATGTAGCGCCCCATCAAGCCACTGAAAAATTACGGAAATCTCGTCAAATAAAACTAAACAATGACACCCAGTAA
- a CDS encoding DDE-type integrase/transposase/recombinase, whose amino-acid sequence MLSVNQIICWHSDNKLDRVIYIDWLDCYIVTIDINNSKAQPIIHRSQEIESAIDGEQASLLNSELYAKYLITDSELSTIQCQYRDNAWKAVSLIINYGSSIFEPHERSRVIKEVSELCGRSEPTIRKDLRRYWQGGQIKNALIPRFDSRRGQELSNPISSYLPQILNSLYKYAFSILISLKENIFWSNENFKEFALAYKILTISHHPKRGRPSFLSYAVGKKLGINITIEIREKFRKGIKLFYENRQKMPLTKAYQKTLEKFFNKGYKLSDGILVPNLLLAEELPSFDQFKYWYEKDYDMNKKLIAREGQIKYNLVHRAVLGNSTQMAFGPGALFQIDCTIADLYLVSKINRNWIIGRPTLYLVIDVFSRLIVGFAVTLEPPNWLGAMLALENTITDKVEFCKKWGIEITEYEWPSHHLPAEIIADRGEFKSYKANNLSDSLGIEINNTPPYRADFKGIIERSFRYFNDEIIHWLPGSVKHLPSRGERDYRLDGVLTTDAFRKLMILFILDHNNENLLI is encoded by the coding sequence ATGCTATCAGTTAACCAAATAATTTGTTGGCACAGTGATAATAAACTAGACAGAGTTATTTATATTGATTGGCTAGATTGTTATATAGTAACTATCGATATTAATAATTCAAAGGCTCAACCAATTATTCACAGATCTCAAGAAATAGAGTCAGCAATAGATGGCGAGCAAGCTAGCTTATTAAACTCAGAACTTTACGCAAAATATCTGATAACTGATAGCGAACTGTCTACTATTCAATGTCAGTATAGAGACAATGCTTGGAAGGCAGTTTCGTTAATTATTAATTATGGTTCATCAATCTTTGAGCCACATGAACGAAGTCGAGTCATTAAGGAAGTGTCAGAACTTTGCGGGCGTTCAGAACCAACTATCCGTAAAGATTTACGAAGATATTGGCAAGGAGGACAAATTAAAAATGCTCTGATTCCTAGATTTGATAGTCGTCGAGGTCAAGAACTGTCAAATCCTATTTCTTCATATTTGCCTCAGATTTTAAACTCTCTTTATAAATATGCTTTCTCAATATTAATCTCTCTAAAAGAAAACATATTTTGGAGTAACGAGAATTTCAAAGAATTTGCTTTGGCGTACAAAATATTGACCATTAGTCATCATCCTAAACGAGGTCGTCCGAGTTTCCTTTCATATGCAGTAGGGAAAAAGCTAGGGATTAATATTACTATTGAAATCCGAGAAAAGTTTCGGAAAGGTATCAAGCTATTTTATGAAAATAGACAAAAAATGCCTCTAACAAAAGCTTATCAAAAAACTCTAGAAAAGTTCTTTAATAAAGGTTATAAATTATCAGATGGCATTTTAGTCCCTAATTTACTATTAGCAGAAGAACTACCAAGTTTCGACCAGTTTAAATATTGGTATGAAAAAGATTATGACATGAATAAAAAACTGATAGCGCGTGAAGGTCAGATAAAATACAATCTTGTCCACAGGGCTGTTTTAGGTAATTCAACCCAGATGGCTTTTGGACCTGGTGCTTTATTTCAAATAGATTGCACAATTGCCGATTTATATTTAGTCAGTAAAATCAATCGGAACTGGATTATTGGTAGACCAACTCTTTACTTGGTTATTGATGTTTTTAGCAGGCTGATTGTTGGATTTGCGGTAACTTTAGAACCACCGAACTGGCTGGGGGCAATGTTAGCTTTGGAGAATACAATAACAGATAAAGTTGAGTTTTGTAAAAAGTGGGGGATTGAAATTACAGAATACGAATGGCCAAGTCATCATTTGCCAGCAGAGATTATTGCAGATAGAGGTGAGTTCAAAAGTTATAAAGCAAATAATCTTTCAGATTCGTTAGGTATAGAAATCAATAATACTCCTCCATATAGAGCAGATTTTAAAGGCATTATTGAACGAAGTTTTCGCTATTTTAATGATGAGATAATCCACTGGCTGCCTGGTTCTGTCAAGCATTTACCCTCAAGAGGCGAGAGAGATTACCGTCTAGATGGAGTTTTAACGACTGATGCGTTTAGAAAATTAATGATTCTTTTTATCCTTGACCATAATAATGAAAATCTTTTGATTTAG
- a CDS encoding heteromeric transposase endonuclease subunit TnsA, whose amino-acid sequence MADSTHSTTSSVIEKRLKQGRGQGRGADYKPWLTIQDVSSIGLSKRILGITTRRRHEFFSQIESHYFYILDWAKNVTDIREQYPMLPLSETLEIAANIGVAHPILPKTKEPIVMTTDFYIEVQQNLGVCYQARTVKPENQLDDKRTIEKLEIERQYWERRNISWGIVTERDIPLKVVKNLKWIRVGVDWDALGLSKDSVKQAKKLLIQYLTQSQDSLTDICSRCDVEYGLKTGSSLAIVRNMLQTRELIVDLHQPIHSRKKLVIIKTQF is encoded by the coding sequence ATGGCTGACAGTACTCACTCGACAACTTCTTCAGTTATCGAAAAACGTCTAAAACAAGGTAGAGGTCAAGGACGTGGGGCCGACTATAAACCGTGGCTGACGATTCAAGATGTCAGTTCGATTGGTTTAAGCAAAAGGATTTTGGGAATCACAACGCGGAGAAGACATGAGTTTTTCAGTCAAATCGAAAGCCATTATTTTTATATCTTAGATTGGGCAAAAAATGTCACGGATATAAGAGAACAATACCCGATGCTACCATTATCAGAAACTTTAGAAATTGCAGCAAACATTGGTGTAGCTCACCCAATCTTACCAAAAACTAAAGAACCGATTGTGATGACTACGGACTTTTACATAGAAGTTCAACAAAATCTGGGTGTTTGCTATCAAGCTCGCACAGTTAAACCGGAAAATCAACTGGATGATAAACGAACCATAGAGAAGTTAGAGATCGAACGTCAATATTGGGAGCGAAGAAATATTAGCTGGGGGATTGTAACTGAACGTGATATTCCTTTAAAAGTAGTGAAAAATCTTAAATGGATACGTGTTGGCGTTGATTGGGATGCACTCGGATTGTCAAAAGACTCAGTCAAACAAGCTAAAAAACTTTTAATTCAATATTTGACTCAAAGTCAGGACTCATTAACTGACATTTGTTCGAGGTGTGATGTCGAATATGGTCTGAAAACAGGTAGCAGTTTAGCAATTGTTAGAAATATGTTGCAAACACGAGAATTAATAGTTGATTTACATCAACCAATTCACTCTAGAAAAAAACTTGTAATTATTAAAACTCAATTTTAA
- a CDS encoding ParA family protein — MTKIIATVNQSGGVGKTSLTHNLGYHLSQKHRVLLIDMDPQASLTAFMGLGGEKLTTEQNIYGAITERAPLHIWDNPIHGMYIIPTNKDLAGTEREIMQDMTVDNRMRLKLVLDDILDQFDYILIDCPPSLGLLSVMSLIAATHVIIPLQTQYKCYLGTSDLLGTIARIKKGGHQKLEIACIVPTMYDGRNLQDAGILEEVKKQVQGRIHITTPIPKSTAFPDATQAHVPLALYKKSHPAVKILQEIANYITEL, encoded by the coding sequence ATGACCAAAATAATCGCTACCGTAAATCAGTCGGGCGGCGTGGGAAAAACAAGTTTAACTCATAACTTGGGATACCACCTTAGCCAAAAACACCGGGTACTACTTATAGATATGGACCCACAAGCATCACTGACTGCTTTCATGGGACTAGGGGGAGAAAAACTCACGACGGAGCAGAATATTTATGGTGCCATTACCGAGCGTGCGCCTCTACATATATGGGATAACCCAATTCATGGGATGTATATAATCCCTACCAATAAAGACTTAGCTGGTACCGAGCGAGAGATAATGCAAGACATGACAGTCGATAACCGAATGCGACTAAAACTTGTACTTGACGACATACTTGACCAATTTGACTATATTCTTATCGACTGTCCCCCTTCTTTAGGCTTACTGAGCGTTATGAGCCTCATCGCAGCAACCCATGTCATAATACCTTTACAAACACAATATAAGTGTTACCTCGGTACAAGCGACTTACTAGGAACAATTGCCCGAATCAAAAAAGGAGGGCATCAAAAATTAGAGATTGCCTGTATCGTTCCAACAATGTATGATGGGCGAAATCTACAAGACGCGGGTATCTTGGAGGAGGTAAAAAAACAAGTGCAAGGACGAATACATATCACTACCCCCATTCCCAAATCGACTGCCTTCCCAGATGCAACCCAAGCACACGTACCACTTGCACTTTACAAAAAAAGCCACCCGGCGGTCAAAATACTCCAAGAAATAGCAAACTATATCACTGAATTATGA
- a CDS encoding ParB/RepB/Spo0J family partition protein, whose product MSDRTLEKMSGLDDLFGEPEANLTPQATLPIEQIVLPESQPRRYFDQEKLESLANSIKEVGLLEPIVVRPIGDDAYELIAGERRLKACKIAKLENIAVNIIECDETRANHIRLIENLQREDLNPVEETEGILALLALRLSISQDEIVKLLQKMENEAKGKITRNVTGSPQAMLVEEIFSALGRMKWDSFVRNRLPLLRLPENILVALRSGEIEYTKARAIAQVKSDSDRATILDKAIKDSLSLEEIKALTKTCQGEITTPEIQLKYKELTKKLGVSKVWENPKKRKALEKLLNQIEQLLDAETSAD is encoded by the coding sequence ATGAGCGATCGCACACTAGAAAAAATGTCCGGTTTGGATGATTTATTTGGGGAACCCGAAGCCAACCTTACACCGCAGGCTACCCTACCAATCGAACAGATTGTTCTTCCCGAATCCCAACCCCGGCGCTACTTTGACCAAGAAAAACTTGAATCCCTCGCTAATAGTATTAAGGAAGTAGGACTACTAGAACCAATCGTTGTTAGACCTATTGGAGATGACGCTTACGAACTCATAGCAGGCGAACGACGTCTTAAGGCTTGTAAAATTGCGAAACTAGAAAACATAGCCGTCAACATTATCGAGTGCGATGAAACGAGAGCAAATCACATCCGCTTAATTGAAAACCTCCAGAGGGAAGACCTAAATCCTGTTGAGGAAACCGAGGGCATTCTTGCGCTATTAGCACTTCGCTTATCAATAAGTCAAGACGAAATTGTCAAGCTACTCCAAAAGATGGAGAATGAAGCTAAGGGGAAAATTACCCGTAACGTTACGGGTAGTCCTCAAGCAATGCTTGTTGAAGAGATATTTTCGGCATTAGGACGAATGAAATGGGATTCTTTTGTCCGTAACCGCTTGCCTTTGCTTAGACTTCCTGAAAATATTTTAGTAGCCCTGCGAAGTGGTGAAATCGAATATACCAAAGCTCGAGCAATAGCTCAGGTCAAATCAGACAGCGATCGTGCTACTATACTGGACAAAGCAATCAAGGATAGTCTTTCTCTAGAAGAGATAAAAGCCCTTACCAAAACCTGTCAGGGGGAAATTACCACACCAGAAATTCAATTAAAGTACAAAGAGTTAACCAAAAAATTGGGAGTCTCAAAAGTTTGGGAAAATCCTAAGAAACGGAAGGCTTTAGAAAAATTACTCAACCAAATAGAACAGTTATTAGACGCAGAAACCAGTGCAGACTAA